The genomic stretch TTGTGTATCATTTTTTGGAGTTTCCTATTTTGGTCAAATGTATTTCTTTTGGACACTTACTCTTGGAATTTTAGCGAGTCTGCCAGTAATTGCAAAAAATAACGATATAACAATAGGGAATGAAAATACATTATAATGAAACCTATTTTAATAACAGGTTCCCATAGATCAGGGAAGACATTTATTGCAAAAGGTATTTCTGTTAGTAGAAAAGTGGATTTGATCAATGAGCCAATGAATCCAATCAGAAGACCAGGGTTAACAGGATTAAAAATAGACTATTGGTTTTACTTTATTGATAGGACAAATGATGATGACTTTAAAAGAAGATTTAAAAGAATCTTAAAATATGATTATTTCTTTTGTCAAGAGATCATTAGTATAAAGTGTATAAAAGATGTTCTTCGTATGGGGAGAGACTTTGTTTCTAATTATATAAAAAAGCTTCGAAAAAGAAGACCTATGATTGATGATCCATTTGCTGTTTTTTCTGCAGAATGGTTTTATAATACTTACAATATGGACATAGTAATTGTTATCCGACATCCGGCTTCTTTTGTCGCGAGTCTCATTGTTTTAGATTATGAATTCTCTTTTATGCAAATCCTTAAACAAGAAAATCTAATGAAAAAACTATCATATTTTCGCGATGATATTATTGAGTATGCAAATACTAAGAAATCAATTATAGAACAGGGTATCTTGTTATGGCGGATTATATATAAAACAATATATGAATTCAAGGAAAAGTATAACGATGAATGGATATTTGTTAGATTTGAAGATATTGCAGTAAATCCAATTGAAGAATTTAGAAAAGTTTATCGACGACTAGATATTGATTTTGACGATAAGGAAGAGAAAAGAATAAGAAGATATTGTAGGACTAATTATAGAAAGGAAGTATATAAAGAAAAAAAACCAGAATCTACCACTTGATAGCGAATATCCAATTGAGATGCAGAGAAAATATTACGAAAAAAAACTCGATACTAATGAAATCGAATTTATAATGGAACAAACAAAAGATGTCTGGAACTATTTTTATAATGAAAGTGATTAGTAGGATAGACATTAGGAAATAATTATTGTTTTTTTGTAAACAGTATTAGAATAAGATAAAATGAAAAAGATCAAAAGCATAGAAGATGTTGTCGCATATAGATTGTGTATCGGATGTGGAGCTTGTAAAAGCGTTTTAAGAAATGATTCGATACAGTTGGTTAATTACCCTTCGATTGGTTTACGACCAATTATTAAAAAACCTCTTACCAGTGAAGAGAATGAACTTACTCTCGCTGTTTGTCCAGGGATAAAAGTTGTCGCGAGATTGAATAAACTTGAATCTCGTGATCAACAGAAGAACAATAGTGTTGCTGGCAGATTTGAATCGATATGGATCGGGCATGCTTCAGAGCCTGAAGTGCGGTATCGCGGATCGTCAGGAGGAGTTCTGACCGCTTTGTCGCTGTATTGTCTTGAAAAGAAAGGTTTTGATTACATTGCCCACACAAAAATGAACCAAAAGCAGCCATGGATGAATAAAAGCACGCTAAGCGCTAGCCGGAATGATATTCTAAAAGCATGCGGCTCTCGATATAGCCCTTCATCACCATGTGATATTCTAAATGATATTATATCGAAAGATGGCAGCTTTGTTTTTGTTGGAAAGCCCTGTGATATAGCTGCTGTCAGGATGTTCTCTGCGAGAGAACCGGAACTTGAAAAGAAAATAGGAATGATTCTGACTTTTTTTTGTGCTGGTACGCCCAGTTCTGCTGCTGTAGAAAATCTTGGAAAGGGTTTTGTTGGAGATAAGTTCAAAGAAATCTCGGAATTACACTTCAGGGGAAACGGTTGGCCGGGAAGTTTTAGAATGCGCATAGGAAACGGTAAAGAAATAAAGTACTTATCATATGAAGAATCATGGAGTCAACTGCAACGTTCCAGAAGCTTACGGTGTCATCTCTGTGCGGATGGTATGGGGGATTTAGCCGATATTGCTTGTGGTGACGCATGGCATCTCTATGAAAACGATAATAATCCCGGGTTATCAATTATTATAGCCCGTACCGAACGAGGGCGAGAGCTGATAGAAGCAGCTCAGAAAGATGGTTACGTTACTATAAAACCGGTGGACAAGAGCGCGATTAGTGCTGCTCAGGGAAAGAAAAATGGAATTGTAAATCGTCGACGTGCTGTATGGGGGAGGCTCGCGGTTTTTTCCATCATGGGAATACCAAGAACAAGATACATTGGATTTCCTCTTTTCAAGGCCTGGTTAGGTTTGAGTATATTATCGAAAATTAAGTCTATCGTTGGAACATTAAGAAGAATACTTCATAAGAAGCTATTTATCCCTCAAGAAATGAGTGAAGAAGGTTACTATCAAAAAAACAGCAATGATACGAAGAAGACTATATCTTTCTTAATCCCTGGTCGTAGCAGATCAGGGGGTGTAAGAGTAACGGTAGAAATGGCTGAAAAACTACGAGAAAGGGGTCATTCCGTACGGATTCTTTATCCGCGTAGTCGTTTGTTTTCATCTTCATGGTTTCGAGAAGTTAAGAGCAATCTTGTTTCTTTGGTTTTAAGACTAGAACAAAGAGATTGGACTGCAGACTATTCCGGAACAGTTAGTGGTTATAAAAAAATAAATAAATTTTCTTTTAAAAAAGATGAAGTTGTGATTGCCGTAGGAACAAGTGCCATAGGAGAATTGGTAAAAATTGAAAGAAATAACATTTATAAAGTTAGATATTGTCACGGATTTTCCGAACATAAACAGGAAGAGATGAAACAGAACTGGGGATTGAGAATCCCAACGGTATCTGTTTCACCGCTTCTAAACGAACGAATATACAGTATTAGCGGAGAAAACCCCATTGCCGTTGTTCCTAATGGCATCAAAGAAAATCAATACTTTGTAGAAAAAGACGTTAAAAAAAATGGTATTGGTTTTTTGTTTAATACGAATAGAAAAAAGGCACCAGAAGACGCCAAGGAATTAGCAAAGGAGATCAATAAGAAGTTTCCGGGAATACCAATATATTCCTTTGGTGTGAACCATCGACCTAAGGAATTTCCTAATAAAGTTGAATACCGGCAAATGCCCAGTATTGAAGACGCTCGCCATATCTATAATAAAGCATTAATTTGGCTTGTTGTAAGTAAGAGTGAAGGTTTTTGTTTACCAATACTGGAAGCTATGGCATGCGGTGCCGCTGTTATAAGTACCGATCACGATACAGTTCGAGGAATAATAAATCCTGATGTAAACGGAGTGTTAGTAAAGATTGGAGATATAAAAGGATTTCTCGATGCAATAGAGAAATTATTAAATAATGATGAATTGCGTTCACGTCTTGTAAAGAATGGTTTCGAAACTGTAAGAGAGTTTACATGGGACAAGTCAGCTGATGCCATGGAAAGAATGTTAGACTCCTTTAAATAGATTGTTATAACAGCATCTTTTTCTTAAGAATTTGATAGACCAGGTTGAAAAATATGAAAAAAAATGAATCAATAAGTATTGTGCTTTCAACATATAACCGTGCGAGCATTCTTGAGCAAACGCTTAATGCATTCTCCATGCTTGATCTTGATAGTCTGGACGTCAGATTTATTGTTGTTGATAATAATAGTAAAGATAATACGCATGAAGTTCTAAATAGATATAGAGAGTTATTACCTCTGGAATGTTTCTTTGAAAAAAAACCTGGAAAGAATGTGGCGTTAAATACGGCTATACGTGAAGCATCAAGTCTTGGTGAAATCGTTGTTTTTACAGATGATGACATCATTCCCCATCTTGATTGGATTGTTAAAATTTCTGATGCCTCAACAAGATGGAAAAATTATAGTGTTTTTGGAGGTCGCGTTGAATTATTCTGGCCGCCGAGCAACATTCCGATGTGGGCCAAAGAGATCGCGAAAGATCCTTGGGCTTTCGCTGCGCATGATCTTGGTGATAAAGAGGTTCTATATCCAGAAAATAGAAATCCAGCGGGCCCAAATTACTGGATCCGAAGAGAGCTGCTTGAGAAGGGATATAAATTTAATGAAAGTATAGGACCTCACCCCAAGAATCGTATAATGGGAAGT from Marispirochaeta sp. encodes the following:
- a CDS encoding Coenzyme F420 hydrogenase/dehydrogenase, beta subunit C-terminal domain, which codes for MKKIKSIEDVVAYRLCIGCGACKSVLRNDSIQLVNYPSIGLRPIIKKPLTSEENELTLAVCPGIKVVARLNKLESRDQQKNNSVAGRFESIWIGHASEPEVRYRGSSGGVLTALSLYCLEKKGFDYIAHTKMNQKQPWMNKSTLSASRNDILKACGSRYSPSSPCDILNDIISKDGSFVFVGKPCDIAAVRMFSAREPELEKKIGMILTFFCAGTPSSAAVENLGKGFVGDKFKEISELHFRGNGWPGSFRMRIGNGKEIKYLSYEESWSQLQRSRSLRCHLCADGMGDLADIACGDAWHLYENDNNPGLSIIIARTERGRELIEAAQKDGYVTIKPVDKSAISAAQGKKNGIVNRRRAVWGRLAVFSIMGIPRTRYIGFPLFKAWLGLSILSKIKSIVGTLRRILHKKLFIPQEMSEEGYYQKNSNDTKKTISFLIPGRSRSGGVRVTVEMAEKLRERGHSVRILYPRSRLFSSSWFREVKSNLVSLVLRLEQRDWTADYSGTVSGYKKINKFSFKKDEVVIAVGTSAIGELVKIERNNIYKVRYCHGFSEHKQEEMKQNWGLRIPTVSVSPLLNERIYSISGENPIAVVPNGIKENQYFVEKDVKKNGIGFLFNTNRKKAPEDAKELAKEINKKFPGIPIYSFGVNHRPKEFPNKVEYRQMPSIEDARHIYNKALIWLVVSKSEGFCLPILEAMACGAAVISTDHDTVRGIINPDVNGVLVKIGDIKGFLDAIEKLLNNDELRSRLVKNGFETVREFTWDKSADAMERMLDSFK
- a CDS encoding glycosyltransferase; this translates as MKKNESISIVLSTYNRASILEQTLNAFSMLDLDSLDVRFIVVDNNSKDNTHEVLNRYRELLPLECFFEKKPGKNVALNTAIREASSLGEIVVFTDDDIIPHLDWIVKISDASTRWKNYSVFGGRVELFWPPSNIPMWAKEIAKDPWAFAAHDLGDKEVLYPENRNPAGPNYWIRRELLEKGYKFNESIGPHPKNRIMGSETTFLYQLRENGYNPVFIPDAAVQHHVDKELLEPSGILKRAFTNGRGAARQFFLRQPDELKKYVFFKRVKAGAGIIKWKINEWLLNYSFNDNNRVLRQIQVMKGIGWHTEMIKIFKELKKWKKL
- a CDS encoding sulfotransferase domain-containing protein; translated protein: MKPILITGSHRSGKTFIAKGISVSRKVDLINEPMNPIRRPGLTGLKIDYWFYFIDRTNDDDFKRRFKRILKYDYFFCQEIISIKCIKDVLRMGRDFVSNYIKKLRKRRPMIDDPFAVFSAEWFYNTYNMDIVIVIRHPASFVASLIVLDYEFSFMQILKQENLMKKLSYFRDDIIEYANTKKSIIEQGILLWRIIYKTIYEFKEKYNDEWIFVRFEDIAVNPIEEFRKVYRRLDIDFDDKEEKRIRRYCRTNYRKEVYKEKKPESTT